The Ornithodoros turicata isolate Travis chromosome 7, ASM3712646v1, whole genome shotgun sequence genome includes a region encoding these proteins:
- the LOC135399622 gene encoding uncharacterized protein LOC135399622 translates to MIHFVIVLLLLNLVETQSVENATAHKGIVDPENASQQASASITSGTPSTTEKVKNCTAAASDPLLTSSNIDDALKPRSLRGGKKMTNRSATLNLPIYMRPRRANVPRGSQIFSVIACVVVAVIAGTIVLVFVILVVTAFVSAFKGPFKATSARLLKRLTRRLTRSGDDTTDLLQSMSRSASGPMERAGCSGEGQRRVVPYPRNVFVPFESIDVRARIV, encoded by the exons ATGATACATTTTGTGATCGTTCTGCTGTTACTCAATCTTGTTGAGACACAGAGCGTTGAGAATGCTACTGCGCATAAAGGCATCGTTGATCCAGAAAATGCTTCCCAGCAAGCCTCTGCATCCATTACATCGGGGACTCCGTCTACCACAGAAAAG GTCAAAAATTGTACTGCAGCTGCCAGTGACCCTTTGCTGACGTCGTCTAACATAGACGATGCCTTGAAGCCGAGGAGTCTCCGCGGTGGCAAGAAGATGACGAACCGGAGTGCCACATTGAATCTACCTATCTACATGCGGCCGAGGCGTGCGAATGTCCCACGAGGGTCTCAAATTTTTTCCGTCATTGCTTGCGTCGTGGTGGCCGTGATCGCCGGTACGATCGTGCTCGTGTTTGTTATCCTGGTGGTCACGGCCTTCGTAAGTGCTTTCAAAGGCCCCTTCAAGGCCACCAGTGCCCGACTTCTGAAGCGA CTCACTCGAAGACTGACGAGGAGCGGGGACGACACAACCGACCTCCTGCAGAGTATGAGTCGCTCAGCGTCGGGTCCCATGGAGCGAGCCGGTTGCAGCGGCGAGGGCCAACGGCGGGTAGTGCCCTACCCACGAAACGTCTTCGTTCCGTTTGAAAGCATAGATGTACGTGCGAGAATAGTTTAG
- the LOC135399624 gene encoding uncharacterized protein LOC135399624: protein MEAAQTDEVFDLRYLEDLSIAEGINFAAPCSATPDTDCWLLDDMPTVNRLIYDHGCHLFEQDNAVVLSVLQGATQKSSQDKPHECTLLVWLVRSHRCIEEYVFHSASEIVLNALKYTTHVKKLEMKFNDDISVLAGQSLLNTIQAAEAIEEVRFSFKKLHDNVTAQELGHALAQKSMLKCLAFEGVNDLKLLASFCKHFTFNIHTLVLSKSRLSLMPFRGLIRGIRAGSVVSSLDVSSCSLDNTHARLIANLMKTNTTIKSLSLAHNRDITWVGLFKLVSTLEVNTTLANLNLSYTRTGKRVAQRLAKSLQCNETLHCIDLSYCMYLNMNSVDLIITTARSLKRLGIRDVLKDYLSRARTLANALSQNTWGTIVDIGSISWCAVLVPLKECVVQHRIECTAFFTTDLRMHAERERMLGTVISNIKEICLPDWISYRRYRSLSYIQGSLSNNIESAVSLTRLDNVCLDEIDIDIPILNYIGSTTTLERVSFLFSSLTQDSTEALCDALQQNVSIVHLTFKQFHSYDQDVLTKENLETLIMISIQQDRLESLTVESKLLESVMARTSLALACNYSLTAATFNGAQAGSIRSTVLRNRQLQHQALQFLLHDTTKKRWAQAFEVMHDVGAVRRRAAQLAGSSDEVERLVRSKTFFLRQNYFVITCVVKRQIRCHEAGRAQIDSLDAPCICMIASYLSVSDVKNTLQ, encoded by the coding sequence ATGGAAGCTGCCCAGACGGATGAAGTTTTCGACTTGCGTTATTTAGAAGACCTGTCCATTGCCGAAGGAATCAACTTCGCAGCTCCATGCTCGGCGACACCCGACACGGACTGCTGGCTTCTCGATGACATGCCCACTGTCAACAGGCTTATCTATGACCACGGCTGCCACCTTTTTGAACAAGATAACGCGGTGGTACTTTCAGTGCTACAAGGTGCGACACAAAAGTCATCACAGGACAAACCCCACGAATGCACCCTGCTAGTGTGGCTCGTGCGGTCGCATCGTTGTATCGAGGAGTATGTTTTCCATAGCGCGAGTGAAATCGTCTTAAATGCGCTCAAGTACACCACCCACGTTAAGAAGTTGGAGATGAAATTCAACGACGACATCAGCGTTCTTGCTGGCCAAAGTTTACTGAACACCATTCAAGCTGCTGAGGCAATTGAAGAAGTTAGGTTTAGTTTTAAGAAACTTCACGACAACGTTACCGCTCAGGAACTCGGTCATGCTTTAGCTCAAAAATCAATGCTTAAATGTTTAGCATTCGAGGGCGTCAACGACCTCAAACTTCTTGCAAGTTTCTGCAAACACTTCACTTTCAATATACACACCTTGGTACTCTCAAAGTCGAGACTGAGTCTCATGCCCTTTAGAGGTCTGATCAGAGGTATCCGGGCAGGGAGTGTTGTATCGTCACTCGATGTTAGCTCTTGCTCTCTGGACAACACACACGCACGGCTCATAGCAAATTTAATGAAAACGAACACAACAATTAAAAGTCTAAGCCTGGCGCACAATCGGGACATAACTTGGGTTGGCCTTTTCAAATTGGTGTCCACACTTGAAGTGAACACAACGCTGGCGAACTTGAACTTGAGTTATACAAGAACTGGCAAGAGAGTCGCACAACGGTTGGCGAAGAGTCTCCAGTGCAATGAGACTTTGCATTGTATAGACTTGTCGTATTGTATGTATTTAAACATGAACAGTGTTGACCTTATTATAACGACAGCCCGGTCCCTGAAGCGTCTTGGTATTCGTGACGTCCTCAAAGATTACCTGAGTAGGGCAAGAACCCTAGCAAACGCACTCTCGCAGAATACCTGGGGAACAATCGTTGATATTGGTAGTATTAGTTGGTGCGCGGTGCTGGTGCCCCTCAAAGAATGCGTCGTTCAGCATCGCATAGAATGCACCGCCTTCTTTACTACCGACTTAAGAATGCACGCTGAGCGGGAACGTATGCTGGGAACAGTAATCTCCAACATCAAGGAAATTTGTCTTCCCGATTGGATAAGCTACCGCAGATATCGCTCCCTGTCCTATATTCAAGGCTCGTTAAGCAACAACATAGAGAGCGCGGTATCCTTAACCAGACTGGACAATGTATGTTTAGATGAGATTGATATAGATATCCCGATCCTCAACTACATCGGATCAACGACGACGTTGGAACGTGTCTCGTTTCTCTTCTCTAGCTTGACACAAGACAGTACGGAAGCGCTGTGCGACGCCCTTCAGCAAAATGTTAGCATCGTCCATTTGACCTTCAAACAATTTCACTCGTACGACCAAGATGTCTTGACCAAGGAGAACCTTGAAACGCTCATCATGATATCAATCCAGCAGGATAGATTGGAATCACTGACCGTTGAGTCAAAACTTCTAGAATCCGTGATGGCAAGGACTTCCCTGGCTCTCGCCTGCAACTACTCACTGACTGCTGCAACGTTCAATGGCGCACAAGCTGGAAGCATACGCTCCACAGTATTGAGGAACAGGCAGCTCCAGCATCAAGCACTCCAGTTTTTGCTGCATGACACTACAAAGAAGCGTTGGGCGCAGGCGTTTGAGGTAATGCATGACGTCGGGGCGGTGCGCCGTCGTGCGGCTCAGCTTGCGGGAAGCTCCGATGAAGTCGAGCGTCTTGTAAGATCCAAGACGTTTTTCCTCCGACAGAACTACTTCGTGATTACGTGCGTAGTAAAAAGGCAGATACGTTGTCATGAGGCAGGTCGGGCACAGATCGACAGCCTTGATGCGCCTTGTATATGTATGATCGCGTCGTACTTGAGCGTAAGTGACGTGAAGAACACACTTCAATGA